The proteins below come from a single Miscanthus floridulus cultivar M001 chromosome 1, ASM1932011v1, whole genome shotgun sequence genomic window:
- the LOC136451060 gene encoding uncharacterized protein: MLRLAFPLVSHFPRRKPAAVRPRPPPARRYASSAASAFSTPPSPLLPQLPPASAYVHLPFCRKRCHYCDFPIVALGSSSAPSHGGGEAAEDPRIVDYVRLLLREVTATRPVSDDGVPLETVFFGGGTPSLVPPRLVATVLDALRARFGLSACPEVSIEMDPGTFDAAKLRELVGVGVNRVSLGVQAFQEDLLRACGRAHGVKEVHEAVAIVAACEGLQNWSMDLISSLPNQTQEMWEESLRCTVDARPTHVSVYDLQIEQGTKFGQMYSPGVFPLPSDTESANFYKIASKRLSEAGYNHYEISSYCKPGYECKHNLTYWQNRPFYAFGLGSASYINDVRYSRPRRTKEYAEWVQKLEDGTWSHESRSSDMKDMALDVVMLSLRTAWGLDLQSFSKSFGKSLALSLCNTFKPFVESGLVIAMDMDRRALPHIDFELDLQNEDDFGSRVAFIRLSDPDGFLLSNELISLAFGIISP; the protein is encoded by the exons ATGCTCCGGCTGGCCTTCCCGCTCGTCTCCCACTTCCCACGCAGGAAACCGGCCGCAGTCCGCCCACGCCCTCCACCTGCTCGACGATatgcctcctccgccgcctccgccttctccacccctccctctcccttgCTACCGCAGCTACCCCCGGCCTCCGCCTACgtccacctccccttctgccgcAAGCGCTGCCATTACTGCGACTTCCCCATCGTCGCCCTCGGCTCATCCTCAGCCCCCTCCCATGGCGGTGGCGAGGCCGCGGAAGACCCCAGGATCGTCGACTACGTGCGCCTCCTGCTCCGCGAGGTCACCGCCACGCGCCCGGTCTCCGACGACGGCGTGCCGCTCGAGACCGTCTTCTTCGGGGGCGGCACGCCGTCGCTCGTCCCGCCGCGCCTGGTCGCCACGGTCCTCGACGCGCTGCGGGCCAGGTTCGGCCTGTCGGCGTGCCCCGAGGTCTCCATCGAGATGGACCCCGGCACGTTCGACGCCGCCAAGCTCAGGGAGCTCGTGGGCGTCGGCGTCAACCGCGTCTCGCTCGGTGTGCAGGCGTTCCAGGAGGACCTGCTGCGGGCGTGTGGACGCGCGCACGGCGTGAAGGAGGTGCACGAGGCCGTCGCGATCGTCGCGGCGTGCGAGGGGCTGCAGAACTGGAGCATGGACCTCATCTCTTCGCTGCCGAATCAGACCCAGGAGATGTGGGAGGAAAGCTTGAGGTGCACCGTGGATGCAAGGCCCACTCACGTTTCCGTGTATGATCTGCAAATTGAGCAGGGCACCAAGTTTGGGCAAAT GTATTCTCCTGGTGTCTTTCCTCTTCCGAGTGACACTGAGTCTGCAAACTTCTACAAGATTGCTTCGAAGCGGCTTTCTGAAGCAGGATATAACCACTATGAGATCAGTAGCTACTGCAAGCCTGGATACGAGTGCAAGCACAACCTAACATATTGGCAAAACCGCCCCTTCTATGCCTTTGGTCTTGGATCTGCAAGCTACATTAACGATGTCAGGTACTCTAGGCCCAGAAGAACAAAGGAGTATGCAGAGTGGGTTCAGAAGTTAGAGGATGGAACGTGGAGCCATGAGTCTAGAAGCTCTGATATGAAGGACATGGCACTGGATGTGGTTATGCTATCACTGCGAACAGCTTGGGGGCTTGATTTGCAAAGTTTCAGTAAATCCTTTGGGAAAAGCCTGGCGCTATCACTGTGTAACACATTTAAGCCTTTTGTGGAGAGTGGGCTTGTAATTGCCATGGATATGGATCGACGagccttgccacatattgattttgagttggacctgcaaaatgaagatgaTTTTGGAAGCAGAGTTGCATTCATCCGTCTCAGCGACCCAGATGGATTTTTATTGTCCAACGAGTTGATTTCACTTGCTTTTGGGATTATCTCACCTTGA